From a single Gemmatimonadota bacterium genomic region:
- a CDS encoding site-specific integrase, with protein MGAILSLQWKDVDFIQGRLTWRQEADKINHEHTTPLTEAASAILKEARQVTQGIGKSPVIPAPRDSAKAVSRHLARDWMQRAQMAAGFTPESGRGWHAFRRKFASELCDAGLRVICDLGGWKEPMTVVKCYQHTTEEEMRVGQSKRKLLKG; from the coding sequence ATCGGCGCTATCCTCAGCCTACAGTGGAAGGATGTTGATTTCATTCAAGGCCGACTGACTTGGAGACAGGAAGCTGACAAAATCAATCACGAACACACCACGCCGCTGACAGAAGCAGCAAGTGCCATTCTGAAAGAAGCACGACAAGTCACCCAAGGCATCGGCAAGTCGCCAGTGATCCCAGCGCCACGAGATTCAGCCAAAGCGGTATCGCGTCACCTTGCAAGAGATTGGATGCAACGGGCGCAGATGGCAGCGGGTTTCACACCCGAATCGGGGCGCGGGTGGCATGCTTTTCGTCGTAAGTTTGCCTCAGAACTTTGCGATGCAGGGCTTAGAGTCATCTGTGATCTTGGTGGCTGGAAAGAACCGATGACCGTAGTAAAGTGCTATCAGCATACGACGGAGGAGGAGATGCGCGTGGGTCAATCCAAGCGCAAGCTCCTGAAAGGTTAA
- the typA gene encoding translational GTPase TypA → MQIRNIAIIAHVDHGKTTLVDQMLRQAGVFRENQHVEERVMDSNPLEKERGITILAKNTSVHWGDTKINIVDTPGHADFGGEVERILRMVDGVLILVDAAEGPMPQTRFVTRKALALGLKPIIAINKIDRPDAEPYRVHDEVLGLFIDLEATHEQLDAPFLYTSSRHGHATTELDQPGTTLGPLFDSIVANVPAPTGDPEGPFQMLISTLDHSSFLGRLGIGRIERGRLKLGDSVAVLPLGEPGMVAPDEIIGRGRVTRLYQFEGLARVEVPEAEAGDIVVVSGFDGIEIGKTLTQVECPERLLGIAVEEPTISVDFSLNNSPFSGREGKFVTSRQVRDRLFKELERNVALKVEETDSPDTLAVSGRGELHLGILMETMRREGYEFQVSRPRVITREGADGERLEPYEELLVDVPESFMGAVMEKLGPRRAELTEMRNPGQGTLRMVFRIPSRGLFGYRSEFLTDTRGTGTLHHRFLDYGPWAGPLAGRKRGVLVADREGESVGFALANLQERAQLFVAPGEAVYEGMVVGENSRPEDMDVNVAKEKKLTNMRTTATDDNIVLEPPRVITLEYALEYIEDDELIEVTPASIRLRKRALQQNERRKTARATARANASN, encoded by the coding sequence TTGCAGATTCGTAACATTGCTATCATTGCGCACGTCGACCACGGGAAGACCACGTTGGTGGATCAGATGCTCCGCCAAGCGGGGGTCTTCCGCGAGAATCAGCACGTCGAAGAGCGGGTGATGGACTCCAATCCCCTCGAAAAAGAACGTGGTATCACGATCCTGGCCAAGAACACGTCGGTGCACTGGGGCGATACCAAAATCAACATCGTCGACACGCCGGGCCACGCCGATTTCGGCGGTGAAGTCGAGCGGATTCTGCGGATGGTCGATGGGGTGCTGATTCTGGTCGACGCGGCCGAAGGCCCGATGCCCCAGACCCGGTTCGTGACCCGGAAGGCGCTGGCGCTCGGTCTCAAGCCGATCATCGCCATCAACAAGATCGACCGACCCGACGCGGAGCCGTATCGGGTGCACGACGAGGTCCTCGGACTCTTTATCGACCTCGAAGCCACCCACGAGCAGCTCGACGCGCCGTTTCTGTATACCTCCAGCCGTCATGGACACGCGACGACCGAACTCGACCAGCCGGGGACGACCCTCGGTCCGTTGTTCGATTCAATCGTGGCCAACGTTCCGGCGCCAACCGGCGATCCGGAAGGCCCGTTCCAAATGCTGATCTCGACCCTCGATCATTCCTCGTTCCTTGGCCGGCTGGGAATCGGGCGGATCGAACGGGGCCGCCTCAAGCTCGGCGACAGCGTCGCGGTCCTTCCATTGGGCGAGCCCGGCATGGTTGCCCCGGACGAGATCATCGGTCGCGGCCGGGTCACTCGACTGTACCAGTTCGAGGGGCTCGCGCGGGTCGAAGTGCCCGAGGCTGAGGCCGGTGACATCGTGGTGGTGTCGGGCTTTGACGGGATCGAAATCGGGAAGACGTTGACCCAGGTCGAATGCCCGGAACGACTCCTTGGTATTGCGGTCGAAGAGCCGACGATCTCGGTCGATTTTTCCCTGAATAACTCTCCGTTCTCCGGCCGGGAAGGGAAGTTCGTCACCAGCCGCCAGGTGCGGGACCGGTTGTTCAAAGAACTGGAGCGGAACGTAGCGCTCAAGGTCGAGGAGACCGATTCGCCGGATACCCTGGCCGTGAGCGGCCGCGGCGAACTCCACTTGGGCATCTTGATGGAGACGATGCGGCGCGAAGGGTACGAGTTCCAGGTGTCGCGGCCCCGGGTCATTACCCGAGAGGGCGCCGACGGCGAACGCCTCGAGCCGTATGAAGAGTTGCTGGTGGACGTGCCCGAAAGCTTCATGGGCGCCGTCATGGAAAAACTCGGGCCCCGGCGGGCCGAGTTGACGGAAATGCGGAACCCGGGCCAGGGCACCCTCCGGATGGTGTTCCGGATTCCGTCTCGTGGTTTGTTCGGCTACCGGTCGGAGTTCCTGACCGATACCCGGGGCACCGGCACGTTGCACCACCGGTTCCTCGACTATGGTCCGTGGGCGGGTCCGCTCGCGGGCCGGAAGCGGGGCGTCTTGGTGGCGGACCGTGAGGGCGAGTCGGTTGGCTTTGCGTTGGCCAACTTGCAGGAGCGGGCCCAGTTGTTCGTGGCCCCGGGCGAGGCGGTGTACGAGGGAATGGTCGTCGGTGAAAATTCCCGGCCCGAGGACATGGACGTCAACGTGGCCAAGGAAAAGAAGCTGACGAACATGCGGACCACGGCCACCGACGACAACATCGTGTTGGAGCCGCCCCGGGTGATCACGTTGGAGTACGCCCTCGAGTACATCGAGGATGACGAGCTGATCGAAGTCACGCCGGCGTCGATCCGCTTGCGGAAGCGGGCGCTTCAGCAGAACGAGCGCAGGAAAACCGCCCGGGCTACGGCTCGGGCCAATGCGTCGAACTGA
- a CDS encoding cation transporter, which translates to MVIEAVAGWVSGALALLADAGHMLIDVAALALSAFTAWLVRQPASPSKTYGYLRMEILAAVVNGAALIGIAAAVIVEAFDRLGDPQPIRVDIFLAAAVAGLLINVTSLRLLHTHRHGGLNIRGAYLHVLGDTLGSVGALIAALVVMSTGWTLIDPIMSILLSVLILGGAWQLLKESTQILLESAPPHVPMNEVRSRLLAVAGVQDVHDLHVWTVTSGVVAMSGHVVVPELAGHPAALTQLLAELKALGIQHSTLQLEVQDHCEGLDCLRRGETGPIHSQEAPAHHHH; encoded by the coding sequence ATGGTGATCGAGGCGGTGGCCGGCTGGGTGAGTGGCGCCCTGGCGCTGTTGGCGGACGCCGGGCACATGCTGATCGACGTGGCCGCCTTGGCCCTGTCGGCGTTTACGGCCTGGCTGGTTCGGCAGCCTGCCTCGCCGTCGAAGACCTACGGGTACCTCCGGATGGAGATCCTGGCGGCCGTGGTCAACGGCGCGGCCCTGATCGGGATTGCGGCGGCCGTGATCGTCGAGGCCTTCGACCGGCTCGGCGACCCTCAGCCGATCCGGGTGGACATTTTCCTGGCCGCGGCCGTGGCGGGCCTCCTGATCAACGTGACCAGCCTCCGACTCCTCCACACCCACCGGCATGGCGGCCTCAATATTCGGGGGGCCTACCTCCATGTGCTTGGCGACACCCTGGGTTCAGTCGGCGCCCTGATCGCGGCCTTGGTGGTGATGTCCACGGGCTGGACGTTGATCGATCCGATCATGTCGATCCTGCTCTCGGTGTTGATCCTGGGCGGGGCCTGGCAGCTCCTCAAGGAGAGCACCCAAATCCTCCTGGAGTCGGCCCCGCCGCACGTTCCGATGAACGAGGTCCGGAGCCGGCTCTTGGCGGTGGCTGGGGTGCAGGATGTGCACGATCTCCACGTCTGGACCGTCACGAGCGGCGTGGTGGCCATGAGCGGGCATGTGGTGGTCCCGGAGTTGGCAGGCCATCCGGCCGCGCTGACCCAGCTCCTGGCGGAGCTTAAAGCCCTCGGAATCCAGCATTCGACCCTTCAGCTCGAGGTCCAGGATCACTGCGAGGGGCTCGATTGCTTACGTCGGGGGGAGACCGGGCCGATTCACAGCCAGGAGGCCCCCGCCCACCACCACCACTAA
- a CDS encoding HlyC/CorC family transporter, with translation MCPASANSARAPLTQPATASITMKTAVRMRTRISFLETASRSKATGWLTLVPMEPPQAGTLLLGLAAVLALIGANAFFVAAEFALVGARKTRLDEMARDGDRKAMLASRVHQSLGRYISATQLGITLCSLGLGWVGEPALSGLLLKALETLPDRIGPVQTETIATVLSFGIITYTLIILGELMPKALALRYPEVMASWMAAPLIGFAWLMAVPIRILNNTANWLLRLMGIETTGSHERLHSPEEIRMLVEQSQEGGQLGPQDARLLEGVFEFTEKTAQDVMTPRTEIVALEAGLTVEQAADIVAAAGRSRYPVHLDSLDDIVGIVHAKDLLRALRTTPDASVRSVARAPHLVPSTREVEDVLADMKRLKTHMAIVIDEYGGTAGLVTMEDLLEEIVGPIFDEHDVAERSVPEDGAPMLDGSMTISEFNAAHAAALDDTDYTTLGGYLFGQLGRLPQPGDRVTAGNHGFEIVAMEGRRVKKVKVSAPGTRTTDGPGSPPG, from the coding sequence ATGTGCCCGGCGTCCGCCAACAGCGCCAGGGCGCCACTCACCCAGCCGGCCACCGCCTCGATCACCATGAAGACCGCGGTGAGGATGAGGACGAGGATCAGTTTCTTGGAGACGGCCTCTCGCTCCAAGGCCACCGGGTGGCTTACGTTGGTACCTATGGAACCTCCCCAAGCCGGGACGCTGTTACTGGGTCTCGCGGCGGTCTTGGCCCTGATCGGGGCCAACGCTTTCTTTGTGGCGGCGGAATTCGCCCTGGTCGGGGCCCGCAAGACCCGGCTCGACGAAATGGCCCGCGACGGCGACCGTAAAGCTATGCTGGCCAGTCGCGTCCATCAATCGCTCGGCCGGTACATCTCCGCCACCCAGCTCGGCATTACCCTCTGCTCCCTCGGCCTGGGCTGGGTCGGCGAGCCGGCGTTGTCCGGCCTGCTCCTCAAAGCACTTGAGACCTTGCCTGACCGGATCGGCCCGGTCCAGACCGAAACCATTGCCACGGTCCTGAGCTTCGGGATCATTACCTACACTCTGATCATCCTCGGCGAGTTGATGCCGAAGGCCCTGGCGCTCCGCTACCCGGAAGTCATGGCCAGCTGGATGGCGGCGCCCCTGATCGGGTTCGCCTGGCTAATGGCGGTGCCGATTCGAATTCTCAACAACACCGCCAACTGGCTCCTCCGGCTGATGGGCATCGAGACCACCGGCTCCCACGAGCGGCTCCACTCGCCCGAGGAGATCCGGATGCTGGTCGAACAGAGCCAGGAGGGCGGCCAGCTCGGTCCTCAGGACGCCCGGCTCCTCGAAGGGGTGTTCGAGTTCACCGAAAAGACCGCTCAAGACGTCATGACGCCGCGAACGGAGATCGTGGCCCTCGAAGCGGGGCTCACGGTTGAACAGGCGGCCGACATCGTCGCCGCCGCCGGCCGGTCGCGATACCCCGTCCACCTCGACTCCCTCGACGATATTGTCGGCATCGTCCACGCCAAGGACCTCCTCCGGGCGCTCCGCACCACGCCGGACGCCTCGGTGCGGTCCGTCGCCCGGGCTCCCCACCTGGTCCCGAGCACCCGCGAAGTCGAAGACGTCTTGGCCGACATGAAGCGGCTCAAGACCCATATGGCCATCGTGATCGACGAGTACGGCGGCACCGCGGGGCTGGTGACCATGGAGGACCTGCTCGAGGAGATCGTCGGGCCGATCTTCGACGAACACGACGTCGCCGAACGTTCGGTTCCAGAGGACGGGGCCCCGATGCTCGACGGCTCGATGACGATTTCCGAGTTCAACGCGGCCCACGCCGCCGCCCTCGACGATACCGACTACACCACGTTAGGTGGCTATCTGTTCGGCCAACTGGGTCGGCTCCCGCAACCCGGCGACCGGGTCACCGCCGGCAATCACGGGTTCGAAATCGTGGCGATGGAGGGCCGGAGGGTCAAGAAGGTCAAGGTCTCGGCGCCGGGGACGCGAACTACCGACGGGCCAGGCTCGCCGCCAGGGTAA
- the pdxA gene encoding 4-hydroxythreonine-4-phosphate dehydrogenase PdxA, whose translation MTPGPARLAVTLGDPRGIGPEIVAKALVGLTGVSITLIGADDQINGIPADHRVSVGSWKAGSGARPEDRPRVVRAGQLAGHAVERAAALAMTGQVDAIVTAPLEKHALHVAGFRYPGHTEWLAHLAGDVEVAMMLAADRLRVVLVTTHVAFRDVPALLTTDRVVRTGKVTIKGLRDWFGIEEPKLALCALNPHAGEQGLFGDEEARILAPAARALGAAGPLPADTVFVRAMRGEFDAVLAPYHDVGMTAIKVAAFGEGVNITLGLPFPRTSPDHGTAFDIAGQDVANPASMRQAVTLAASLARR comes from the coding sequence GTGACCCCCGGGCCCGCCCGCCTCGCCGTCACGTTAGGCGATCCGCGGGGCATCGGGCCGGAGATCGTCGCCAAAGCCCTGGTCGGTCTGACCGGGGTTTCCATCACCCTGATCGGCGCCGACGACCAAATCAACGGCATTCCAGCGGATCATCGCGTCTCCGTGGGCTCATGGAAAGCGGGGTCCGGGGCCCGTCCCGAGGACCGGCCCCGGGTGGTCCGGGCCGGGCAACTGGCCGGGCATGCGGTTGAACGGGCTGCGGCGTTGGCCATGACGGGGCAGGTGGACGCGATCGTGACCGCCCCGCTCGAGAAGCATGCCCTGCATGTGGCCGGCTTTCGGTATCCCGGTCACACCGAGTGGTTGGCTCACCTCGCGGGCGATGTCGAAGTCGCCATGATGCTGGCGGCCGACCGGCTTCGAGTGGTCCTGGTGACGACCCACGTGGCGTTTCGAGACGTGCCGGCCCTGCTGACCACCGACCGGGTGGTTCGGACCGGCAAAGTGACGATCAAAGGGCTTCGCGACTGGTTTGGGATCGAGGAACCGAAGCTCGCCCTCTGTGCCCTCAACCCCCATGCCGGGGAGCAGGGGCTATTTGGCGACGAGGAGGCCCGCATCCTGGCGCCGGCCGCCCGGGCGCTCGGCGCCGCGGGCCCGCTTCCGGCCGACACGGTCTTTGTCCGAGCCATGCGGGGAGAATTCGATGCCGTGCTTGCCCCCTATCACGACGTCGGGATGACGGCGATCAAGGTGGCCGCCTTCGGTGAGGGCGTGAACATCACCCTCGGCCTCCCGTTTCCGAGAACCTCTCCCGACCACGGAACCGCCTTCGACATCGCGGGCCAGGATGTCGCGAACCCGGCCAGTATGCGCCAGGCCGTTACCCTGGCGGCGAGCCTGGCCCGTCGGTAG
- the mfd gene encoding transcription-repair coupling factor yields the protein MLQPVLDAFSRTRFARELLERLPGAGVTLRLGGLPGSSPAVVAAWLRGERPTQLIVIVANTPSEAERWVADLGQLTGGGVALYPQREALGEEEHHVEIAGERTETLQALIAGALGILVTTARASAERTAIPAALAAYRLELARGAALSLRAVIEQLGSMGYSRVPTVTEVAQFSVRGGIIDLYGFGMATPVRAEWWGDVIESVRGFDLTSQRSGEEQEAVTVLPVRTVAAAVSADRGASVRRSLLDLLPTGTLVLVDSSTSNAEEVARAWREAEHHLEVARRLGEDPPARAEILLSPEQWGAALHRFAHLTLCEEPVDLQAGFFPPEKIDRDVKRLRSLLDGGLATLILCDNEGQLERLSELLDEHGRPGGAMLAVGALDGGFVMPALRVMTDHEVFRRARRLRRVRRYRQAAPTVVAGTLASGDYVVHLDHGIGIYRGITSIEVEGGAIEVAIVEYEGGDRLHVPLYRLDQIERYRSGSDDGDQPPPRIHRLGSGSWKKVRDKTREAIQQMAAELLELYARRQVNAGFASPPDTKWQRELESGFLYEDTPDQRRATDEVKKDMERPVPMDRLVVGDVGYGKTEIAVRAAFKAVQGGKQVAVLVPTTVLAEQHGRTFAERLADFPVKVEVLSRFRTAKEQKKALGELAAGTIDIVVGTHRLLSKDVEFKDLGLLVIDEEHRFGVKHKEMIKAIKLAVDVLTLTATPIPRTLHMSLAGIRDLSLIETAPRDRSPILTFVEPWDDGLLEEAFARELDRGGQVFMVHNRIETIETIAARVRALAPRARVAVGHGQMSADDLEAVMQKFVVGDLDILVSTMIVESGLDVPNANTMVVHDAHRFGLAQLYQLRGRVGRSHRRAYCYLLTPDLIDQEAEERLKVLEHHTELGAGYRIALKDLEIRGAGNLLGSEQSGHAHAVGFDLYLRWLEETVKSLRAGGGIVETPVPPDVVFDRPAQLPDEYVADDDSKLDIYRRLARAARPDEIDELRQELRERFGVLPDAAENLLDLTRLRVIGAGLGIQHILVRGDEARVSFRAGTTPRMARLTAALEHVQLAADIRRTVPLSLRLVRLGGEQIIPALVRALRQVGADK from the coding sequence ATGCTCCAGCCGGTCCTTGACGCCTTCAGCCGAACCCGGTTTGCCCGCGAACTCTTGGAGCGGCTGCCGGGAGCCGGGGTCACGCTTCGGCTGGGGGGGCTGCCGGGTTCGAGTCCCGCCGTGGTGGCGGCGTGGCTCCGAGGGGAGCGACCGACGCAGCTGATCGTGATCGTCGCCAACACGCCATCCGAGGCCGAGCGCTGGGTGGCCGACTTGGGGCAGTTGACTGGCGGCGGCGTGGCCCTCTACCCCCAGCGGGAGGCGCTCGGGGAGGAAGAACACCACGTCGAGATCGCCGGGGAGCGGACCGAAACGCTCCAAGCGCTGATCGCGGGGGCGCTCGGGATCTTGGTGACCACCGCCCGGGCGTCGGCGGAGCGGACCGCCATTCCGGCGGCCTTGGCTGCCTACCGGCTCGAACTCGCTCGGGGGGCCGCTCTGTCGCTTCGGGCCGTCATCGAACAACTGGGGTCGATGGGCTATAGCCGGGTTCCGACCGTCACCGAGGTGGCCCAGTTCAGCGTCCGGGGCGGGATCATCGATCTGTACGGGTTCGGGATGGCCACACCGGTCCGGGCGGAGTGGTGGGGCGATGTGATCGAAAGCGTCCGGGGCTTCGATCTTACCAGCCAGCGGAGCGGGGAGGAGCAGGAGGCGGTAACGGTCCTGCCGGTCCGGACGGTTGCGGCGGCCGTGTCGGCCGATCGCGGGGCCAGTGTCCGGCGTTCGCTACTCGATCTTCTCCCCACGGGCACGTTGGTCCTCGTCGACTCTTCCACCTCCAACGCCGAGGAAGTGGCGCGGGCGTGGCGGGAGGCCGAGCACCATCTCGAGGTCGCCCGTCGGCTCGGCGAGGACCCGCCGGCGCGCGCGGAGATTCTTCTCTCGCCTGAGCAATGGGGCGCCGCCCTCCACCGGTTTGCCCACCTCACGCTCTGCGAGGAGCCGGTTGATCTCCAAGCCGGGTTCTTCCCGCCGGAAAAAATCGACCGTGATGTCAAGCGGCTTCGGAGCCTCCTCGACGGCGGGCTCGCCACCCTGATTCTTTGTGATAACGAAGGCCAGCTCGAGCGGCTGAGCGAGTTGCTCGACGAGCACGGGCGGCCGGGCGGCGCGATGCTGGCGGTCGGCGCCCTCGATGGCGGCTTCGTGATGCCGGCTCTTCGGGTCATGACCGACCATGAGGTTTTCCGGCGGGCCCGGCGGCTTCGACGGGTCCGCCGGTACCGGCAGGCGGCGCCGACGGTGGTGGCCGGCACGTTGGCCAGCGGCGATTACGTGGTGCACCTCGACCACGGAATCGGAATCTACCGGGGAATCACCTCGATCGAGGTCGAGGGCGGCGCGATCGAAGTGGCGATCGTCGAGTACGAGGGTGGCGACCGGTTACATGTGCCGCTCTACCGGCTCGACCAGATCGAGCGCTACCGCTCCGGCTCGGACGACGGCGACCAACCGCCGCCGCGGATCCACCGGCTCGGCAGCGGCTCCTGGAAGAAGGTCCGGGATAAAACCCGCGAAGCGATCCAGCAAATGGCCGCCGAGCTGCTGGAGCTCTATGCCAGGCGCCAGGTCAACGCCGGGTTTGCCTCGCCCCCGGACACCAAATGGCAGCGGGAACTCGAGTCGGGCTTTCTGTACGAGGACACCCCCGATCAACGGCGGGCCACGGACGAGGTGAAGAAGGACATGGAACGCCCGGTTCCGATGGACCGGCTCGTGGTCGGCGACGTCGGCTACGGCAAGACCGAGATCGCCGTTCGGGCCGCGTTCAAGGCGGTGCAGGGCGGCAAGCAAGTGGCGGTCTTGGTACCGACCACGGTGCTGGCGGAGCAGCACGGGCGGACCTTCGCCGAACGGCTGGCCGACTTCCCGGTCAAAGTCGAGGTGCTCTCCCGGTTCCGGACCGCGAAGGAGCAGAAGAAGGCGTTAGGCGAACTGGCGGCCGGCACGATCGACATCGTGGTGGGCACCCACCGGTTGCTCTCCAAGGATGTCGAGTTCAAGGACCTCGGGCTCCTCGTCATCGACGAGGAACACCGGTTCGGGGTCAAGCACAAGGAAATGATCAAGGCGATTAAGTTGGCGGTCGATGTGCTCACGTTGACGGCCACCCCGATACCCCGGACCCTGCACATGTCGCTGGCCGGAATCCGGGACCTGAGTCTCATCGAGACCGCCCCGCGCGACCGGTCGCCGATTCTGACCTTTGTCGAGCCGTGGGACGACGGGCTGTTGGAGGAGGCCTTTGCCCGGGAACTCGACCGGGGTGGGCAAGTGTTCATGGTCCATAACCGGATCGAAACGATCGAGACCATCGCCGCCCGGGTCCGGGCCCTGGCGCCGCGGGCTCGGGTGGCGGTCGGGCACGGGCAGATGTCGGCTGACGACCTTGAGGCCGTGATGCAGAAGTTTGTGGTCGGGGACCTCGACATTCTGGTGTCGACGATGATCGTCGAATCGGGCCTCGATGTGCCCAACGCCAACACCATGGTGGTGCATGACGCCCATCGGTTCGGTCTGGCCCAGCTGTACCAACTCCGGGGGCGGGTCGGGCGGAGCCACCGGCGGGCGTACTGCTACCTCCTGACCCCGGATTTGATCGATCAGGAGGCCGAGGAACGGCTCAAGGTGCTCGAGCACCATACCGAGCTGGGGGCCGGGTACCGGATTGCGCTCAAGGACCTCGAGATTCGGGGGGCAGGCAACCTGCTCGGCAGCGAGCAATCGGGTCATGCTCATGCCGTGGGGTTCGATCTCTACCTCCGGTGGCTCGAGGAAACGGTCAAATCGCTCCGGGCCGGCGGGGGGATCGTCGAGACCCCGGTCCCGCCGGATGTGGTGTTCGACCGGCCAGCGCAGCTCCCGGACGAGTACGTGGCGGATGACGATTCCAAGCTGGATATCTACCGGCGACTAGCGCGAGCGGCCCGGCCCGACGAAATTGATGAGCTTCGCCAGGAGCTTCGGGAGCGGTTCGGGGTCCTGCCGGATGCGGCCGAGAATCTCCTCGATCTGACCAGGCTCCGGGTCATCGGGGCCGGCCTCGGCATTCAGCACATCCTGGTTCGGGGCGATGAGGCCCGGGTCAGCTTCCGGGCGGGCACGACGCCCCGGATGGCCCGGCTGACGGCGGCGCTCGAGCATGTGCAACTCGCGGCGGATATTCGCCGGACAGTGCCGCTGTCGCTTCGGTTGGTTCGGTTGGGTGGGGAACAGATCATTCCGGCTCTGGTGCGGGCGCTTCGCCAGGTGGGAGCCGACAAATAG
- a CDS encoding DUF58 domain-containing protein, giving the protein MVTTSRAKERIDLLDPMEVARLGGIEVLTQGIVEGFLTGLHRSPKRGFSVEFAEHRAYQPGDELRYVDWKVLARNDRLYVKQFEEETNLRAMVVLDSSKSMGWSGVPGGRLTKLEYAKRLVAAMVLVLLRQRDATGLITFDEVVRSITPPRARMTHWHQILAALHHTDAGSATAAEPALRRVVDQLRRRGLVIFVSDLLLDRELTIKALRFLRHRGHQVLVLHVMDPAELALGGPAEARFEDPETGQHVTIRPADWAGVYAKTVEGVVHDWRLACRAHAMAYERVTTDTPFGLALRQALVQSTHLA; this is encoded by the coding sequence ATGGTGACCACCAGCCGAGCGAAAGAGCGAATTGACCTCCTCGACCCGATGGAGGTCGCTCGGCTCGGCGGTATTGAGGTTCTGACCCAAGGCATCGTCGAAGGCTTCCTGACCGGACTGCACCGGTCCCCGAAGCGGGGTTTTTCGGTCGAGTTTGCCGAGCATCGGGCGTATCAGCCGGGTGATGAACTTCGATATGTTGATTGGAAAGTCCTGGCCCGCAACGACCGGCTTTACGTCAAGCAGTTCGAGGAAGAGACCAATCTGCGGGCCATGGTGGTGCTCGATTCCAGCAAGTCGATGGGCTGGTCCGGGGTTCCGGGTGGCCGACTGACCAAGCTCGAGTACGCCAAGCGGTTGGTGGCTGCCATGGTGTTGGTGTTGCTCCGACAGCGGGACGCCACCGGCCTGATCACGTTCGACGAGGTGGTGCGCTCGATCACCCCGCCCCGGGCCCGGATGACCCACTGGCACCAGATCCTCGCGGCCCTCCACCATACCGATGCCGGCTCGGCGACGGCGGCGGAGCCGGCGCTCCGGCGGGTCGTTGATCAACTCCGCCGGCGAGGCCTGGTCATCTTCGTCTCCGACCTCTTGCTTGACCGCGAGCTGACCATCAAGGCGCTCCGGTTCCTCCGGCACCGAGGCCATCAAGTGCTGGTGCTGCACGTCATGGATCCGGCGGAGCTGGCGTTAGGCGGTCCGGCCGAAGCGCGGTTCGAGGACCCGGAAACCGGCCAGCACGTGACGATTCGGCCGGCCGACTGGGCCGGGGTCTATGCCAAGACCGTGGAGGGCGTCGTTCATGATTGGCGCCTCGCCTGCCGCGCCCACGCCATGGCCTATGAGCGGGTCACCACGGACACCCCGTTCGGGCTGGCGTTGCGGCAGGCGTTGGTTCAGTCGACTCACCTCGCATGA